From the Candidatus Sericytochromatia bacterium genome, the window ACCGTGTCCACGCCTGAGCTGGAAATCGGCTGGAACCTCGGCGGACGGTTCCGCCTGCAACGGCTGCTCGCCGATCGTGGACCGGTACAGGTTTGGTTGGCCACCTCCGTGGCCGATGGTGAGCTCCTCGCCCTGAAGTGTGTCGACCTTGCGCATCCGGGGGGCCCCGCCACCGCCGCCCGCCACTCCCGTGCGGCCGAGGTCGCCGCCCTGCTCGGGCCCGAGTTGGCGGTGGCCTGTGCCGAGCCGATCGAGGCGGATGGGTGGAGCATCATGCCAATGGCCTACCTGACCGGTGGTGATTTCAGCCAGTTCCGTGGGCGGCCCTGGCGGGTCTGGAGTGCCCATTTCGCGGCGCTGGTCAGGCTGCTCAGGCAGGTGCATGCCGCCGGGCGCGTCCATGGCGACCTCAAGCCCGGCAACGTGCTGATCGACGCAGCCGGGGCGGTCAGGCTCACCGACTTCGAGCTCAGCGTTCCCCTGGGCGCAAGGCTCGAAGGCGGTACCCCGGGCCGGCAAAGTCCCCAGTTGATCCGTGGCGAGCCAGCCACGGCGGCGGACGATTTCTACGCCCTCGGGACCCTGCTCCACGAGTTGCTGACGGCCTATCCGCCGTTCTATCCCGATCCCTCTCCCGAGCGCGTACTGCACGAACCGGTGCCCCCGCCGGTGCCACGTCAGCCTGCGCCCGAGCGCGTACGGCGCCTGACGTTGCGCCTTCTGGCGAAAAGCCCGGCCGACAGGCCAGTGGATGCGGCCGCGGTGCTGCAGGAACTCGAGCGTGCGGCGAGTGATCAGGATGAACAGACCGAGCCCCTCCGGTTCGCCCCTGCTTCCGCGGCCACGGGACCTCCTGCCGCACGGCTCACGTCCCGTCGGCCGACACGGTGGTGGGCTGCTGCATCCCTGTGCCTGGTGGCCGTGGTGACGGCAGCCCTGTACTGGCTGCCGGACTGGGCCGAGCAGCGGGCCCGACAGACCGCGGCGCACGCAGCGGCGGAAGCAGCCAGTCAGGCAGAGGCCGCGCGGCGCAGCGCCGCGCAAGCGGCGGCCAGCAGCGAGGCACGCAAGGCCGCGCAGGCGGCCAGGGACGCCTTTGCCGAGATCAAGGCCCGTCTGGATGCCCAGCCCTCCGCCCTCTGGGCCGCCGCCCTGCTGGCGGAGGCCCGGGAGCGTGCGGCGGCGGCGGTCACCGCCTTGGATCTGGGTCAGTTCGAGCAGGCCAGGGACGGCTGGGTGGCGGCCGCGCAAGCGCTCGAGGCGGGGGAGGCGGGCCGCGACGAGGCCCTGAAGGCAGCCCTCGCCGAGGGCGCAGACGCCCTGTCCAGGGGCGATGCGGTGGCCGCCTCGCGCGCCTTCGACCTTGCGGCGGCCATTGAGCCCGATCATCCGG encodes:
- a CDS encoding protein kinase, whose protein sequence is MSTPELEIGWNLGGRFRLQRLLADRGPVQVWLATSVADGELLALKCVDLAHPGGPATAARHSRAAEVAALLGPELAVACAEPIEADGWSIMPMAYLTGGDFSQFRGRPWRVWSAHFAALVRLLRQVHAAGRVHGDLKPGNVLIDAAGAVRLTDFELSVPLGARLEGGTPGRQSPQLIRGEPATAADDFYALGTLLHELLTAYPPFYPDPSPERVLHEPVPPPVPRQPAPERVRRLTLRLLAKSPADRPVDAAAVLQELERAASDQDEQTEPLRFAPASAATGPPAARLTSRRPTRWWAAASLCLVAVVTAALYWLPDWAEQRARQTAAHAAAEAASQAEAARRSAAQAAASSEARKAAQAARDAFAEIKARLDAQPSALWAAALLAEARERAAAAVTALDLGQFEQARDGWVAAAQALEAGEAGRDEALKAALAEGADALSRGDAVAASRAFDLAAAIEPDHPAVRRGQARVATLDAVFAQLDQAAREESAGRYRAALAAYQQALSLDAEAPGAAAALRRINDRESGDRFAAAMAAGLEALGDGRLEAAREQLERAGSLRPGDDALAMALQQLAGLEVDRQLQTAVRAAENAEREENWGEARSSWQQAAALQPSLEAAAAGLRRSGARASLAGRFEALLGDPERLWTPAGRSEAAKLLA